GCGTCCTTGATGGCGCGCTCGTCGGACTCCACGGCACGCACGAGCCCGTCGCCGCCCACCGCATCCGCGAGCGGCAACGTCAGCAGCCCGGCACCGCTGTACAGGTCGAGTACATGGTCACCGGGGCGCAGCTGCGCGCCGGCCAGGACCGCGCGCACCAGCTCGACCGGGGCCTGGTCGTGCACCTGCCAGAACCCGCTCGCCGCCACCCGGTAGCGCCAGTGCCGCCCGCCCACCTCGACCCGCTCCTTCGCGTTGCGACGTCCGCCCCGCAGCGGCGCGCCGTCGACGAGCACGACCCGTTCGCCGTCGCTGGGAGCGACCGCATCGATACGTGCGCCGGGCCGCCAGGTGCGGGCGAGCAGGGCCGGTGCATCGATCGCCTCCACCGCCAGCGGCATCGACTCCAGGGCCACCACCTCGTGGCTGCGGTGGCGGTACATCCCAGCCCGGCCCTGCGGGTCGGCGACCAGCTCGATGCGGGTGCGGTAGCGCAGCCCTTCGCGCTCGGAGTCCTGAGGTACGCCGCGCACCTGCAGACCGGTCAGCAGGGGGTCGTGGGAGTCGTACCCGCCGATGCGCTGCAACGCGTCCTGCAGCACCGCCCGCTTCCAGGCGAGCTGGCCCGCTGGGCTCACGTGGGCCAGTTCCCCGCCACCGACGCCACCCGGGCCGGCCTCGGGCCAGACCGAGGGCACCCGGTCGTCGGCGGCCTCGAGGACCTCCACCGCATCGGCCCGCCAGTGGCCGCGCCTGCTGCTGTCGGTGACCAGGGCGCGTACGCGCTCGCCGGGGATCGCGTGCCGCACGAAGACGACTCGTCCCTCGGACCTCGCGAGGCAGTGCCCGCCGTGCACGGCCGGGCCCACGGTCAGCTCGATCAGCTCGCCGTCGTCGGTCATGGTCACTGCTCCCGTCCTGGTTCGTCGTGCACAGCGCTGCCGGCGCCGGGGCCGATCAGCTCGGCCGACCTCAGCTGCCAGGGCACCGACGCCATCACCACACCCGGCATGTGCAGCAGCCGGGCCTTGAGGCGCGCCGAGCTGCGATTGTGCAGGATGCGCTCCCACCACGATCCCACGACGTACTCGGGCACGTAGACCACCACGAGGTCGCGCGGGGACTCGCGCCGGATCGACTTCACGAACTCCAGCACCGGGCGGGTGACCTCCCGGTAGGGCGAGTCCAGCACCGTCAGGGGCAGCGGCACGCCCAGCGCGTCCCACTCCCGGCGCACCCGCGCGGTGTCCTCCCGGTCGACGGCCACCGAGATGGCCTGCAACGTCGAGGGCCGGGTGGCGCGCGCGTAGGCGAGGGCGCGCATCGCCGGCTTGTGCACCTGGGAGACCAGCACGACGGCGTGCACGCGTGAGGGCAGCGCCTTCGCCCTGCCCTCGTCGCCGAGCGTCAAC
Above is a window of Ruania suaedae DNA encoding:
- a CDS encoding class I SAM-dependent RNA methyltransferase, with the protein product MTDDGELIELTVGPAVHGGHCLARSEGRVVFVRHAIPGERVRALVTDSSRRGHWRADAVEVLEAADDRVPSVWPEAGPGGVGGGELAHVSPAGQLAWKRAVLQDALQRIGGYDSHDPLLTGLQVRGVPQDSEREGLRYRTRIELVADPQGRAGMYRHRSHEVVALESMPLAVEAIDAPALLARTWRPGARIDAVAPSDGERVVLVDGAPLRGGRRNAKERVEVGGRHWRYRVAASGFWQVHDQAPVELVRAVLAGAQLRPGDHVLDLYSGAGLLTLPLADAVGGDGLVRAVESDERAIKDARRNLHDRPQVQLHQGQVQQVLESWSGDGDARAADVVVLDPPRTGAGEAVVEQVLAARPRRVVYVACDPAALARDVAYAREQSYGVAQLDAIDLFPHTHHVEAVAVLTPEGGS